GCTTGCGCTGGAACAGCTGGTCATGGCCGAGCCGGAAATGCTGATTATTGGCAGCCGATACGAGACACCTTCACGCGCCGAAGCGATCGTTGACCACCCGGCAATCGCCGCAATGACCGCTGAACGCTTCATGACAGCCGACAGGGACTGGATGTGCGGGCTGCCCGCCGTGACCGGAACCATCGCAAGGCTCGCGCAATGAAGGTCACAGTTCCGCTGGCACTTCTTTGTGCGGGGCTTTTCTGTGCCTCGCTGCTCATCGGGCCCGCCAATATTGGTATCACCGACAGCCTGCGCGCGCTTGTCAGCGGTGATGGCGCAACCGGGTTGGTCATGCGCGAAATCCGGCTGCCGCGTGCGGTTCTTGCCCTGATGATCGGCGGTTGCCTCGGCCTCTCCGGCGCGGCGATGCAGGGCTATCTGCGCAATCCGCTGGCCGAACCGGGGCTGATCGGTGTCTCCGCCTCCGCTGCCCTCGGCGCAGTCATCGCGCTGCAAACCGGCTTCGCCGCAGCTTTCGCGCTTGCGCTGCCACTCGCGGCGCTCGGGATGGCGGGGCTCGCAGTCGGGCTGGTGGTGCTGATGGCAGGGCCGGGCGGGGGATCGCTGGCGCTGATCCTCGCCGGGGTTGCAGTGTCGGCGCTTGCCGGGGCGCTCACCTCGCTGGTGCTGAGCCTGTCGCCCAACCCGTTCGCCGCCGGAGAGATCGTGTTCTGGATGATGGGCTCGCTGGCCGACAGGTCATGGCTGCATGTCGCCATTGCCGCCCCGGTCATGGCGGCGGGTGCAGCGGCATTGTTCGGTATCGGTCGCGGCCTCGATGCGCTGACACTGGGTGAGGACGCCGCCGCCTCACTGGGCGTCAGCCTGCCGCTGCTGCGGCTGCGCATCATCTTTGGCGTCGCCGCCATGGTCGGCGCAGCAACCGCCGTCGCGGGGGCTGTGGGCTTTGTCGGACTGGTCGTGCCACATCTGCTGCGCGGCGCAGTCGGGGCAGAGCCGGGGCGGCTTCTGCCGGCATCGGCGCTTGGCGGGGCGGCAATGGTGCTGGCCGCTGACATCGCAGTTCGGGTGGTGCTGCCCGGACGCGACCTGAAGCTGGGGGTGGTGATGGCCCTGATCGGGGCGCCCATCTTCCTGCATCTGATCTGGCGGCAAAGGCAGGCGTTCTGATGCAGCTTGTGATCACAGGCCTGACTGTCCGGCGCGGGCAGCACATCACGCTCAACGGGGCTTCGCTGACCATCAGTCCCGGCGAATGCGTAGGGCTGATCGGCCCGAACGGCGCGGGCAAGACGACATTGCTGCGCGCGGCCCTTGGGCTGATCCCGGCGGACGGGGCGTCGAACCTCACCGCCCTGCCCCCTGCCCGCCGAGCCCTTGCCGCTGCGTGGCTGCCCCAGACACGCGAGACCGCCTGGCCCGTCACCGTCGAAACACTGATCCGGCTGGGTCGCATTCCGCATCGCCGCCCGGATGCCGATCCGGCGCATATCGAAGCGGCACTGAACCGGATGAACCTCACAAAACTGCGCCACCGGAAGGTCACCGAATTATCGGGCGGCGAACAGGCCCGCACCCTGCTCGCCCGCACACTGGCGCAGGACACGCCGATCCTGATGGCCGACGAACCCATTGCAGGGCTGGACCCGGCCTATCAGATCTCGACCATGACGCTGTTCCGCAGCCTCACCGATGAGGGGCGCGCGGTCGTCGTTTCGTTGCATGATCTCGGGCTGGCAGCGCGGCATTGCACAAGGCTGGTGCTGATGGATCAGGGCCGTATCGTCGCGGATGGCCCGCCCGCCGAGGTGCTGACGCCGGACAACCTGTCCCGTAGCTTCGGCATCGAGGGGTTCTTTGCTCAGGAAAAAGAGGGGCCGGTGTTCCAGCCCCTCCGTGTTCTGTCATAGTTCAGCCGCTTACGCCGCCAGCTTCACATCGAAGCGGTCGGCCTCCATCACCTTGGACCACGCCGCCACGAAATCACGCACGAATTTTTCGGCGTTATCGTCCTGCGCATAGACCTCGGCATAGGACCGCAGGATCGAGTTCGATCCGAACACCAGATCGGCCCGCGTCGCGGTCCATTTGGTTTCGCCGGTCTGCCGGTCGCGGATGTCATAAAGCCCGTTTCCGGTCGGAACCCAGCTATAGCGCATATCGGTCAGGTTGACGAAGAAGTCGTTCGTCAACTGGCCCTCGCGCTCGGTGAACACGCCATGTTTGGTGCCGCCGTGATTGGTGCCCATCACCCGCATCCCGCCGACAAGCGCCGTCATCTCCGGTGCGGTCAGGCCCAGAAGCTGGGTGCGGTCCAGCATCATCTCCTCGGGGGAGACGACATAGTCCTTCTGGGCGTAGTTGCGATAGCCGTCGGCCAGCGGCTCCAGCGGCTCAAAGCTTTCCGCATCGGTCTGCGCGTCGGTCGCATCGCCACGGCCGGGCGAGAACGGCACGCTGACATCGTGGCCAGCCGCCCTCGCCGCCTGCTCGACACCGACATTACCGGCCAGCACGATCACATCGGCCAGCGAGGCACCGGCTTCCTGCGCAATCGGCTCCAGCACCGACAGCACACGCTGCAACCGGGCAGGCTCGTTGCCGTCCCAGTCCTTCTGCGGAGCGAGCCGGATGCGCGCGCCATTGGCACCGCCACGCATGTCCGAGCCGCGATAGGTCCGGGCGCTGTCCCACGCGGTCGAGACCAGGTCAGGGATCGACAGGCCACTGGCCGCGATCTTCGCCTTCAGTGCCTCGACATTATAGCCAGTCGGACCTTTCGGGATCGGGTCCTGCCAGATCAGCTCCTCGGCAGGAACATCCGGGCCGAAATAGCGATCCTTCGGACCCATGTCGCGATGCGTCAGCTTGAACCACGCACGGGCGAAAGTGTCGTCGAAATAGGCCGGATCAGCGCGGAATTTCTCCAGAATGGCGCGGTAGGTCGGATCGACCTTCATCGCCATATCTGCATCGGTCATGATCGGCGTTGTCTTGATCGACGGGTCTTCGACATCGACCGGCCTGTCCTCTTCAGCGATTTCGACCGGCTCCCACTGCCACGCACCGGCGGGGCTTTTCTTCAGCTCCCACTCATGGTCGAGCAGCATGTCGAAATAGCCCATATCCCATTTCGTCGGGTTCTTGGTCCAGGCACCTTCGATACCGCTGACGACCTGATCGCGGCCAATGCCACGGCCCTGCTTCTTCACCCAGCCGAGGCCCTGCTCCTCGATATCCGCCCCTTCGGGCGCGTCGGTCAGGTCTTCGGCCCGGCCATTGCCGTGGGACTTGCCGATGGTGTGGCCACCGGCGGTCAGCGCGGCGGTCTCCTCATCGTTCATCGCCATCCGCTTGAAGGTCTCGCGCACCTGATAGGCGGTCTTCTGCGGGTCCGGCTGGCCGTTCACGCCTTCCGGGTTCACATAGATCAGACCCATCTGCACAGCGGCGAGCGGGTTTTCCATTGTCTCCGGCTGCTCGACATTGTCGTAACGGCCATCGGACGGGGCCAGCCATTCCTTCTCCGCGCCCCAGTAAACGTCTTTCTCCGGGTGCCAGATATCTTCGCGACCGAAGGCGAAGCCGAAGGTTTTCAGACCCGCGACCTCATAAGCAATCGTTCCGGACAGGATGATCAGATCCGCCCAGGAAATCTTGTTGCCGTATTTCTTCTTGATCGGCCACAGCAGGCGACGACCCTTATCGGTGTTGGCGTTGTCCGGCCAGCTGTTCAGCGGCGCGAAACGCTGGTTGCCGGTCCCGCCACCACCACGGCCATCGGCGAGGCGGTACGAACCCGCCGCGTGCCACGCGACGCGGGCGAACATGCCGACATAGCTGCCCCAATCCGCCGGCCACCAATCCTGGCTCTCGGTCATGAGCGCGCGCACATCGTTCTTCAACGCCTCGATATCGAGCGTTTTCAGTTCGTCACGATAGTTGAACTCGCCGCCCATCGGATTGGGCTTGCTGTCATGCTGGTGAAGAATGTCGAGATTGAGCGCGTTCGGCCACCACTCAGTCACCGAATCGCCACTGGCGGTATTGCCGCCATGCATTACCGGACATTTGCCCTGCGGGATATCATTGCCGTCCATATCAAACTCCTAGCTGGCTGATCCCGGACGGTAATTCGTCCGGAACAGGCGTTGCTCGCGCCGTTTCGGGGCTCAGTCTAACAAGACAATAAGATCATGAATAATTGCATTTTCTTACCGATACTATAAGCTTGCCTGATGCAAAGCCTGACGCTCAAACAGCTCCGCTATTTTGAAGCCCTCTCCCGCCACTGTCAGTTCGGTCGCGCGGCTGAGGACTGCGCGATCACCCAGCCCGCGCTCTCCATGCAGATCAAGGAGCTCGAGGCGCAGCTTGGCGCACCCCTTGTCGAACGTGGGGCGCGACAGGTACGTCTGACGGCGCTTGGCGAGCAATTCGCCATCCGCGCCCGCGACATTCTGCATGCCGTGGACGAGCTGGGCGATCTGGCCCGCGCCGATGGCGATCAGCTTTCCGGCCCTTTGCGGATCGGGGTGATCCCGACCGTCGCGCCCTATCTGCTGCCGGGGCTGATGCACAGGCTTGCAGAGCAGTTTCCCGCCCTCGACCCCCAGCCTCGTGAAACGGTCACGGCGCGGCTGATCGAAGACCTCTTGGAATCGCGCCTCGACATTGCCATCGTCGCATTGCCGGTCTCGGAACCTGCCTTGCACGAAGAACCGCTATTCGACGAAGAATTCATGCTCGTCCGCCCGGCCGCAGATGCCAAGAAGCCAGTTCCGAGCGCCGAGAACCTGCAGGAAATGCGCCTGCTGCTGCTGGAAGAAGGGCATTGTTTCCGCGATCAGGCCCTGTCCTTCTGCAAGCTGCCGCAAGCGCCGCGCGGGCTGATGGAGGGCAGTTCGCTCTCCACCCTCGTGCAGATGGTCGGGGCCGGGATCGGTGTGACGCTGATCCCGGAGATGGCCGTCCCGGTCGAGGCCCGCACGGCAGGCATATCGGTCGCACGGCTGCCTGCGCCCCGGCCCGGTCGGACCATTGGCATGGTGTGGTGCAAGTCCAGCCCGCTCGCCAAGCGTTTTGCCGAAATTGCCCGCCTCGTGGCGGAGCTGGGCGGGACTTAGGCTTGACGTGAGATACCCGCTTCGCTTTCCTCCCGCACGGTGCAGGGATGCTGCGCAGAAGGGGCATCGGTATGATATATGATTTCGCCATTATCGGCGGCGGCATTGTCGGGCTCGCCACGGCGCGCGCACTGCTTGACCGTCGTCCGGGCGCGTCGCTTGTGCTGCTGGAGAAGGAGGACGGGCTGGGGCGTCACCAAACCGGCCATAACTCCGGCGTCATCCATACCGGCATCTATTATCAGCCCGGCTCCCTCAAGGCGCGGCTCTGCCGTGAGGGGGCGCAGCGCAGCAAGGCATTTTGCGACGCGCATGGCATCGCTTATGAGCCGCGCGGCAAGCTGATCGTCGCCACTCGCCCCGACGAAGTGCCACGGCTCGATGCCCTTCATGATCGCGCCCATGAAAACGCGATCAAGGTCGACATGATCGACGCCGCTGAAATCCATCAAAGGGAGCCCAACATTACCGGGCTTAAGGCCCTCTGGGTGCCGGACGCAGCGATTGTCAGCTACAAGGCGATCCTCGACGCGATGGCGGAAGAGCTGCGCGAGGCTGGCGCGGATATTCGCCTTGCCACCACGCCCGATGCTATCCGCGAAACCCCAGATATGGTGGAGATCGAAACAGCAAGCGGCACCATCTCTGCCCACATGCTTGTCGCCTGCGCAGGACTGCAATCGGACCGGATCGCCCGCATGGCGGGGATGACGCTGAAACATCGCATCGTGCCGTTTCGCGGCGAGTATTACCGGCTGGCGCCGCGCTGCAACGATATCGTGGGCGCGATGATCTATCCGGTGCCGGAGCCGGGATTGCCCTTCCTCGGCACGCATCTGACGCCGATGATCGACGGATCCGTCACCGTGGGTCCGAACGCCGTTCTTGGCCTGTCGCGGGAGGGCTATCCGAAGTTCTCCACTAATTTGCGAGACGTCGCGGATATGGCACGTTTTCCGGGCTTCTGGAAATCCATCGCCGCGAACCTGCGCCCCGGCCTGAAGGAAATGGGGGATTCGCTGTTCAAGCGCCGCTATCTCGCCGCCTGCCAGCGTTACTGCCCGTCCCTGACGCTGGACGATCTGAAACCGATGGAATGCGGGATCCGGGCACAGGCGGTCATGGCGGATGGCAGCATGCAGCATGACTTCCTGTTTCTGGACAGCCCGCGCATGCTGCATGTCTGCAACGCCCCCTCGCCAGCTGCGACATCGGCCATGCCGATCGGGGATATGATCGCCGAGAAGCTGCTGGCGCGGGAGGGTTAATCCGACGCCTGCCCGAGCGTCCAGTAATTCGACAGCCGGACGTGATCCGGGTCCAGATCGCGGCCGTCAAGCACCTCCCGCAGGGCCGCAATGGCGCCACGCTCGCCCCCGGCCCAGACGTAGTGGTCACGCGGAATATCTGCGTCATCCACCAGCCGCGCCATGGTTTGCGGATCGGCGGGATCGTAGGAATGCCAGTGAATATGCGCCGCATCCGGCGCGCGCAGATCAAGCCGGGCTTCTTCCGCCTCGATCAGAATATGCGCTGTCACCTTTGCATCGCTTGGCAACTGCTCCAGCCAGTTCGCAATTGCGGGCAGGGCGCTTTCATCTCCGAAAAGCAAGAAGCCCGCCGCCTCCGGCAGCAATCTCGCGGCGCGCGGGCCACCGATATGCAGCACCTGCCCCGGAGCGGCCTGCGCGGCCCAGAGTCCGGCAGCACCATGCCCGTGAAGGACAAAGTCAATATCCAGCGTCTCCGCCCCGACCACGAAGCCGCGCGGCGTGTATTCCCGTGCCGTCGCCGGCGGATCATCGGGCCAGTGCAGCCGCCCGTCGCCGCGCGTCGGCAGCACGGTTTCCCCGGTGTCAGGGTCCGGCAGGAAAATCTTCACATGCGGATCAGGTCCGGGG
The genomic region above belongs to Paracoccus sp. SCSIO 75233 and contains:
- a CDS encoding iron ABC transporter permease; its protein translation is MKVTVPLALLCAGLFCASLLIGPANIGITDSLRALVSGDGATGLVMREIRLPRAVLALMIGGCLGLSGAAMQGYLRNPLAEPGLIGVSASAALGAVIALQTGFAAAFALALPLAALGMAGLAVGLVVLMAGPGGGSLALILAGVAVSALAGALTSLVLSLSPNPFAAGEIVFWMMGSLADRSWLHVAIAAPVMAAGAAALFGIGRGLDALTLGEDAAASLGVSLPLLRLRIIFGVAAMVGAATAVAGAVGFVGLVVPHLLRGAVGAEPGRLLPASALGGAAMVLAADIAVRVVLPGRDLKLGVVMALIGAPIFLHLIWRQRQAF
- a CDS encoding ABC transporter ATP-binding protein, yielding MQLVITGLTVRRGQHITLNGASLTISPGECVGLIGPNGAGKTTLLRAALGLIPADGASNLTALPPARRALAAAWLPQTRETAWPVTVETLIRLGRIPHRRPDADPAHIEAALNRMNLTKLRHRKVTELSGGEQARTLLARTLAQDTPILMADEPIAGLDPAYQISTMTLFRSLTDEGRAVVVSLHDLGLAARHCTRLVLMDQGRIVADGPPAEVLTPDNLSRSFGIEGFFAQEKEGPVFQPLRVLS
- the katG gene encoding catalase/peroxidase HPI, whose product is MDGNDIPQGKCPVMHGGNTASGDSVTEWWPNALNLDILHQHDSKPNPMGGEFNYRDELKTLDIEALKNDVRALMTESQDWWPADWGSYVGMFARVAWHAAGSYRLADGRGGGGTGNQRFAPLNSWPDNANTDKGRRLLWPIKKKYGNKISWADLIILSGTIAYEVAGLKTFGFAFGREDIWHPEKDVYWGAEKEWLAPSDGRYDNVEQPETMENPLAAVQMGLIYVNPEGVNGQPDPQKTAYQVRETFKRMAMNDEETAALTAGGHTIGKSHGNGRAEDLTDAPEGADIEEQGLGWVKKQGRGIGRDQVVSGIEGAWTKNPTKWDMGYFDMLLDHEWELKKSPAGAWQWEPVEIAEEDRPVDVEDPSIKTTPIMTDADMAMKVDPTYRAILEKFRADPAYFDDTFARAWFKLTHRDMGPKDRYFGPDVPAEELIWQDPIPKGPTGYNVEALKAKIAASGLSIPDLVSTAWDSARTYRGSDMRGGANGARIRLAPQKDWDGNEPARLQRVLSVLEPIAQEAGASLADVIVLAGNVGVEQAARAAGHDVSVPFSPGRGDATDAQTDAESFEPLEPLADGYRNYAQKDYVVSPEEMMLDRTQLLGLTAPEMTALVGGMRVMGTNHGGTKHGVFTEREGQLTNDFFVNLTDMRYSWVPTGNGLYDIRDRQTGETKWTATRADLVFGSNSILRSYAEVYAQDDNAEKFVRDFVAAWSKVMEADRFDVKLAA
- a CDS encoding hydrogen peroxide-inducible genes activator, producing MQSLTLKQLRYFEALSRHCQFGRAAEDCAITQPALSMQIKELEAQLGAPLVERGARQVRLTALGEQFAIRARDILHAVDELGDLARADGDQLSGPLRIGVIPTVAPYLLPGLMHRLAEQFPALDPQPRETVTARLIEDLLESRLDIAIVALPVSEPALHEEPLFDEEFMLVRPAADAKKPVPSAENLQEMRLLLLEEGHCFRDQALSFCKLPQAPRGLMEGSSLSTLVQMVGAGIGVTLIPEMAVPVEARTAGISVARLPAPRPGRTIGMVWCKSSPLAKRFAEIARLVAELGGT
- the lhgO gene encoding L-2-hydroxyglutarate oxidase gives rise to the protein MIYDFAIIGGGIVGLATARALLDRRPGASLVLLEKEDGLGRHQTGHNSGVIHTGIYYQPGSLKARLCREGAQRSKAFCDAHGIAYEPRGKLIVATRPDEVPRLDALHDRAHENAIKVDMIDAAEIHQREPNITGLKALWVPDAAIVSYKAILDAMAEELREAGADIRLATTPDAIRETPDMVEIETASGTISAHMLVACAGLQSDRIARMAGMTLKHRIVPFRGEYYRLAPRCNDIVGAMIYPVPEPGLPFLGTHLTPMIDGSVTVGPNAVLGLSREGYPKFSTNLRDVADMARFPGFWKSIAANLRPGLKEMGDSLFKRRYLAACQRYCPSLTLDDLKPMECGIRAQAVMADGSMQHDFLFLDSPRMLHVCNAPSPAATSAMPIGDMIAEKLLAREG
- a CDS encoding siderophore-interacting protein, yielding MPAPEIRRFPITLRELQVVAVRDLSPRMRRITLGGPQLGAFELDGQSYPAFESPGPDPHVKIFLPDPDTGETVLPTRGDGRLHWPDDPPATAREYTPRGFVVGAETLDIDFVLHGHGAAGLWAAQAAPGQVLHIGGPRAARLLPEAAGFLLFGDESALPAIANWLEQLPSDAKVTAHILIEAEEARLDLRAPDAAHIHWHSYDPADPQTMARLVDDADIPRDHYVWAGGERGAIAALREVLDGRDLDPDHVRLSNYWTLGQASD